CGTTCCTGTCGGACCCTCGGCAGGGGTCCGTCATGTGGTGTTACGCGCACGCCGGCCCCTTCGCCGGCGGTGGCCGGGGTAGGGGGGCGTGTGACGCTTGGGCAACTCCCGCCGCGACAAAAGTGCGCGCGCGCCAGCGCCCGCGACACTAGTGCTCCAGCCCGCGCCATGCCGCGCGCCCCGCCGCtgccgctgctgctgctgctggcgGCCGTCGCAGCCCGCGCCGCCGACGTCTTCGTCATCGCCGACACCGCCAACCAGACCGCCGccgtcgccgccgccgcgcaGCAAACCATCGCCGCTGCCAATGAGCTCTCTCTGTCGTCCGATGTCACCGCAGACGAGCTCGCGGCCGTCGGCAACGCCACGGACGCCGAGCCGGTGGTGCGCAAGAAACGCACGTTCGGCGACATCGTGTTCCGCGGGCTAGCCGACGTGCTGGGCTACAACGTGGCGCGCAAGGCGCCGCAGGTGGTGTTCCCGCCGCCGCTCGCCCCCGTGCCCGGCATCGACACGCCGCTGGCCGCCGACGCGCGCGCGCAGGACGCGCCGCTGCAGATCCCCTTCGCGCTGGTGCCGCTGCCGCAGGCCGCGCCCGCGCCGTGCGGCCGCGCAGCCGCGCCGCCGCCCTGCGCCCCGCCACCCCCGCCCCCGCCCAAAGCGAAGCCTGCGCCGCCGCCCTGCCCGAAACCGCGCGCCCTCCCCAAGCCTAAACCTAAGCCGAAACCGAAGCCGAAGCCGCAGCCGCCGCCGTGCGGCAGCGGACGCGCCAACCCTACGACCGCGGCGCCCTGCGGCGCCGCTCCCAAGGCGGACTCGACTCTGGAAACGGTGTCCTCCAATTTCCGTTTGGATTTCAACTTTAACAGAAACCCGGCCTCCGCCGCTCTGACGCAAGCCGCCGCGGACGCACCGCCGGAAGTCCCGCAGGACGAGCGACCAGACGCGCAGCAGGACGCGCCCGCCGCGGTGGTCGCCATCCGGCCGCAGGCGGCGGCGCTGCCCCCCGAGCCGCCGCGCAGCCCGCGCGTCTACCTCGACGCGTACGTCGTCCAGAACGGGGTCACCCAGAAGATCCAAACGATCGACGCGACGGCCGGCGCGCAGCACCAGCCCGACAACGACTTCCTGGCGTACGACGAGCCCACTGACGCGCTCGACGcacccgcgcccgcgcccgccgcgcccgcgccgccgcagcAGCGAGCGCCGGCCGCGCCCGCGCCTCCCGCGCCGTCCGCGCACGACGACGACTACGATTACGTGCAAGACGCGGGGGAACGCAGCATGAGCGTGCGCGAGTTCGGCGCCGCCGTCGACCAGTTCTGGGACGGCAAGAAGAACAAGAAGAAGAAGGTGCCGTCGTACGACTACCGCGCCGTGCACTTCGGGGATCGCGAGCTGGCCGACCGACTGCGCGAGCGCAGCGCGACCGAGCACGACACGCACCAGCCGCTGCAGCAGGCGCCCGCCGACGACGAGGAGGTGACGACCACGACGCAGGACCCGCGACGTCGACTCAAGCCGCGCGTGCTGCCGCCCACCGAGAAGAACCCAAACCAGATAGACACGATCACGGTGCGCGTGCCGCCCATCTACAAGGAGAAGCGGCCGCGCAAGCTGCACCGCGAGCCGCAAACGGAGACGCCGCCGAGCTCGGACGACGACGACGCGCCCTACAAGCCGTACGAATACAGCTACCCCGAAAGAAGCAACTTCTACGGCGACTTCGGCCCGTACTCCTCCGACCGCTACTCCCAGCTCGCGGCGGACGCCAACTCGGAGAACAGCGAGCCGTCGCCCCAGACGGAGCGGCCGCAGCGCAAGCGGCGCCGGAAGACCAAGCGTCGCACGCGCTCGCTGCACAGCCAGCACTACACGGCCGGCGACTACGACTACTACGGCAAGAAGCTGCCCATCTCGCAGGAGGAGGAGTACTTCCGCGGCCTCACCATCCCGCCGCCCACCGCCGACGAGGACTTGCTGCGCGCGGAGAAAGCGCGCGACGGCAACGGGCACTTCCTGGACGACCACGAGCGGCTCCGCGACGACCCCGAGCGGATCAAGAGTAACAAAGCGAGCGACAAGAAGCAGACGGACGAGGCGGAGGGCGCCGACGAGACGGAGGCGGCAGAGGCGGACGAGAGCGAGCGCTCGAGCGAGGCGCAGCGCTCGGGCGAAGCCGAACGCTCGGGCTCGGCGGAGCGGTCGGGCTCGGACGAGCGCAGCGACCGGCTGGGGCCCAACGCCCGCGTGCGCGAGTCGGGCTACGCCAACAACTACGTGCGCGCGCACAACGTGCAGGTGCAGGACGCGCAGCCGCTGGTGCGCGCCGTGCGCCGCAAGAAGCCCGCGCGCGCGTGACGCGCCGCCACGTGACCCCGCCATAATGTAGTTAGAAAAGAAAGAGAGAGTGTGCTGtggaccacacgactgaagtaaaacttcttcagCTCAACCTCTGAACGTCCGTACGCCTCACCTGATTAATTGTttaacgcattcaccagcttacCCCCAAGTCAGACGTGCGtgaagaagttttacttaaaaaatggCTTTATTTCAGCATTACGCCACACGTCACAATATCTCCCTTATGCTCTCGCAGGAgcaccctgcgatgtgtggcgtAACGTAGCGAAGGCGCCAGCTC
This sequence is a window from Bicyclus anynana chromosome 16, ilBicAnyn1.1, whole genome shotgun sequence. Protein-coding genes within it:
- the LOC128198881 gene encoding splicing factor, arginine/serine-rich 19-like, which translates into the protein MTKDVGMHKDSTKRSCRTLGRGPSCGVTRTPAPSPAVAGVGGRVTLGQLPPRQKCARASARDTSAPARAMPRAPPLPLLLLLAAVAARAADVFVIADTANQTAAVAAAAQQTIAAANELSLSSDVTADELAAVGNATDAEPVVRKKRTFGDIVFRGLADVLGYNVARKAPQVVFPPPLAPVPGIDTPLAADARAQDAPLQIPFALVPLPQAAPAPCGRAAAPPPCAPPPPPPPKAKPAPPPCPKPRALPKPKPKPKPKPKPQPPPCGSGRANPTTAAPCGAAPKADSTLETVSSNFRLDFNFNRNPASAALTQAAADAPPEVPQDERPDAQQDAPAAVVAIRPQAAALPPEPPRSPRVYLDAYVVQNGVTQKIQTIDATAGAQHQPDNDFLAYDEPTDALDAPAPAPAAPAPPQQRAPAAPAPPAPSAHDDDYDYVQDAGERSMSVREFGAAVDQFWDGKKNKKKKVPSYDYRAVHFGDRELADRLRERSATEHDTHQPLQQAPADDEEVTTTTQDPRRRLKPRVLPPTEKNPNQIDTITVRVPPIYKEKRPRKLHREPQTETPPSSDDDDAPYKPYEYSYPERSNFYGDFGPYSSDRYSQLAADANSENSEPSPQTERPQRKRRRKTKRRTRSLHSQHYTAGDYDYYGKKLPISQEEEYFRGLTIPPPTADEDLLRAEKARDGNGHFLDDHERLRDDPERIKSNKASDKKQTDEAEGADETEAAEADESERSSEAQRSGEAERSGSAERSGSDERSDRLGPNARVRESGYANNYVRAHNVQVQDAQPLVRAVRRKKPARA